The following are encoded in a window of Sphaerisporangium siamense genomic DNA:
- a CDS encoding L,D-transpeptidase, protein MFLIIDGVEGGTMRHPLVVSLILLVFVAGGSQVITEARRVSPPSVAIEVAPAPGSVRARPDRHVRVTAAKGTLIGVRVSVGGVRVPGRFDRARRTWRSSWTLVPGASYAVSASASPVRPGDRPATLVATFHTRPSSRPFTVQEAVPSPGETVGVGMPIILTFTTPVRNRAAVERALEVRASRTSPGPDAADDTPGVQPDPADDTPGAEDGKPVEGAWRWLGESQVVYRPRALWPARRRVTLTAHLAGVRAAPHTYGAADHTLRFTIGRRQTSVVNTRTHQMRVLRNGRLVRRMAISAGKGTTREYTTTSGIHLTMDKGDPVRMVSPGRRKGEPGYYDRMIDHAVRISNSGEYVHALGNVWAQGRVNVSHGCVNARPDQAKWFFDSSLRGDPVTVTGTDRPLEWWNGWGFWQLTWPQWRQGSALHPPPQP, encoded by the coding sequence GTGTTCCTGATCATCGATGGGGTGGAGGGCGGGACGATGCGGCACCCCCTGGTCGTGTCTCTGATCCTTCTCGTGTTCGTCGCCGGCGGCTCGCAGGTGATCACCGAGGCGAGGCGGGTTTCGCCTCCCTCGGTGGCCATCGAGGTCGCGCCCGCCCCGGGCTCGGTGCGCGCGCGCCCCGATCGCCATGTGCGCGTCACGGCCGCGAAAGGCACCTTGATCGGCGTGCGCGTCTCCGTCGGCGGCGTGCGCGTGCCCGGCCGCTTCGACCGCGCGCGGCGCACCTGGCGATCGTCCTGGACTCTCGTGCCGGGCGCCTCGTACGCGGTCTCCGCCTCGGCGAGCCCCGTCCGGCCGGGCGACCGGCCGGCCACGCTCGTGGCGACCTTCCACACCCGCCCGTCGTCACGCCCCTTCACTGTTCAGGAGGCCGTCCCCAGCCCCGGTGAGACGGTCGGCGTCGGCATGCCGATCATCCTGACCTTCACGACCCCCGTACGAAACCGCGCCGCTGTCGAACGCGCCCTGGAGGTACGGGCGAGCCGAACCTCCCCCGGCCCGGACGCGGCCGACGACACACCCGGCGTGCAGCCGGACCCGGCCGACGACACACCCGGCGCGGAGGACGGTAAACCTGTGGAGGGGGCATGGCGGTGGCTCGGCGAGAGCCAGGTCGTCTACCGCCCGCGCGCCCTGTGGCCGGCCCGGCGGCGTGTAACCCTCACGGCACACCTCGCCGGTGTTCGCGCGGCCCCGCACACGTACGGCGCGGCCGACCACACCCTGCGCTTCACCATCGGACGGCGGCAGACCAGCGTGGTGAACACCCGCACCCACCAGATGCGCGTCCTGCGGAACGGCCGGCTCGTGCGGCGCATGGCCATCAGCGCGGGCAAAGGCACGACCCGCGAGTACACCACGACCAGCGGCATCCACCTCACCATGGACAAGGGCGATCCGGTCCGCATGGTGTCCCCCGGCCGGCGCAAGGGCGAACCCGGCTACTACGACCGCATGATCGACCACGCCGTCCGCATCTCCAACAGCGGCGAGTACGTCCACGCCCTCGGCAACGTGTGGGCGCAGGGCCGCGTCAACGTCAGCCACGGCTGCGTCAACGCCCGCCCGGACCAGGCGAAGTGGTTCTTCGACAGCTCCCTGCGCGGCGACCCCGTCACCGTCACCGGCACCGACAGACCCCTCGAATGGTGGAACGGCTGGGGCTTCTGGCAACTCACCTGGCCCCAATGGCGCCAAGGCAGCGCCCTACACCCCCCACCCCAACCCTGA
- the fahA gene encoding fumarylacetoacetase, with the protein MTSSWVPGADASPYGLANLPYGVFSLPGEAPRVGVRIGDHVLDLAPALHDEVFAAASLNGFLARGRTAWSDTRRLVQRLLSARATEAAANRAAIEPHLIPLRQVRLHPPIEVGDYVDFYCSLEHATNLGRMFRPDGEPLLPNWRHLPVGYHGRSGTVVVSGTPITRPRGQRLPGPGRPPVLGPSVKLDIEAELGFVVGTPTRLGEPAGDFADHVFGVTLVNDWSARDIQSWEYVPLGPFLGKSFATSIAAWITPLEALQHARVPGRAQDPEPLDYLRRREPWGLDITLRVELNGEPISTPPYREMYWTPDQMLAHMTVNGASLRTGDLFASGTVSGTEPGRRGSLIEITWNGTEPLKLSDGQTRTFLEDGDTVTLTATAPGPDGSVIALAEATGTIQPAQPS; encoded by the coding sequence GTGACGTCGAGCTGGGTGCCCGGGGCGGACGCCTCGCCGTACGGCCTGGCGAACCTGCCCTACGGCGTGTTCTCCCTTCCCGGCGAGGCGCCGCGCGTCGGGGTACGCATCGGCGACCACGTGCTCGACCTGGCGCCCGCGCTGCACGACGAGGTGTTCGCCGCCGCAAGCCTCAACGGCTTCCTCGCCCGCGGCCGTACCGCGTGGAGCGACACGCGGCGGCTCGTCCAGCGGCTGCTGTCCGCGCGGGCCACGGAGGCGGCGGCCAACCGGGCGGCGATCGAGCCGCACCTCATCCCGTTGCGCCAGGTGCGCCTGCACCCCCCGATCGAGGTCGGGGACTACGTCGACTTCTACTGCTCGCTGGAGCACGCCACCAACCTCGGCCGCATGTTCCGCCCGGACGGCGAGCCGCTGCTGCCGAACTGGCGTCACCTGCCCGTGGGGTACCACGGACGGTCGGGCACGGTCGTGGTGTCGGGCACGCCGATCACCCGGCCGCGCGGGCAGCGGCTTCCCGGCCCGGGACGGCCGCCGGTGCTGGGGCCGTCGGTCAAGCTCGACATCGAGGCCGAGCTGGGGTTCGTCGTCGGGACGCCGACCCGTCTCGGCGAGCCTGCGGGCGACTTCGCCGACCACGTCTTCGGGGTGACGCTCGTGAACGACTGGAGCGCCCGGGACATCCAGTCCTGGGAGTACGTCCCGCTCGGGCCGTTCCTGGGCAAGTCGTTCGCCACCTCGATCGCCGCGTGGATCACCCCGCTGGAGGCGCTCCAGCACGCACGGGTGCCCGGGCGGGCGCAGGATCCCGAGCCGCTGGACTATTTGCGCAGGCGGGAGCCGTGGGGGCTGGACATCACGCTGCGGGTCGAGCTGAACGGCGAGCCGATCTCGACCCCGCCGTACCGGGAGATGTACTGGACGCCCGACCAGATGCTCGCGCACATGACCGTCAACGGCGCGTCACTGCGGACGGGTGACCTGTTCGCCAGCGGGACGGTCTCGGGGACGGAGCCGGGCCGGCGCGGGTCTCTCATCGAGATCACCTGGAACGGGACGGAACCCCTCAAACTCTCCGACGGCCAGACCCGCACGTTCCTGGAGGACGGCGACACCGTCACCCTCACCGCCACCGCCCCCGGCCCGGACGGAAGCGTCATCGCCCTGGCCGAGGCCACCGGCACGATCCAGCCCGCCCAGCCCTCCTGA
- a CDS encoding homogentisate 1,2-dioxygenase, protein MPYYRTVGEVPRKRHVQFRRPDGGLYAEELMGEEGFSSDSSLLYHRHLPTAIVKAEAVTEGSGAALSPNMPLSPRHFRTQSLPVGGDLVTGRRVLAGNGDVRMSYAAADRPSELYRNSKGDECVYVAAGRVRFESTYGVIEAGEGDYVVIPTGTIHRWVPLDGTVVKALAIEAAGHIRPPKRYLSQYGQFLEHAPYCERDLRAPGEPLIVEDSETPVLVRTRGGLTRLTYAHHPFDVVGWDGHLYPYAFNIADFEPIVKRTHAPPPVHQTFEGPGFVVCSFCPRPLDFHPDAVPIPYNHHNVDSDEFMFYVGGDYTARKGSGIDIGSISLHPAGFTHGPQPGAVEASVEAVRRGIKETSELAVMVDTFRPLDLGDAALSCEDPGYAWTWAR, encoded by the coding sequence ATGCCGTATTACCGCACGGTCGGAGAGGTGCCGCGCAAACGGCACGTCCAGTTCAGGCGGCCCGACGGCGGGCTGTATGCCGAGGAACTGATGGGCGAGGAAGGCTTCTCCTCCGACTCCTCCCTGCTCTACCACCGCCACCTCCCCACCGCGATCGTCAAGGCGGAGGCCGTCACCGAGGGGTCGGGCGCGGCGCTGTCGCCCAACATGCCCCTGTCCCCGCGGCACTTCCGCACCCAGAGCCTTCCCGTCGGCGGCGACCTCGTCACCGGCCGCCGGGTGCTGGCCGGCAACGGCGACGTCCGCATGTCGTACGCCGCCGCCGACCGCCCGAGCGAGCTGTACCGCAACTCCAAGGGCGACGAATGCGTCTACGTCGCCGCGGGCCGGGTGCGGTTCGAGTCCACGTACGGAGTGATCGAGGCGGGCGAGGGCGACTACGTCGTCATCCCCACCGGGACCATCCACCGGTGGGTGCCGCTCGACGGGACCGTGGTCAAGGCGCTGGCCATCGAGGCCGCCGGGCACATCCGCCCGCCGAAGCGGTATCTGTCGCAGTACGGCCAGTTCCTGGAGCACGCGCCGTACTGCGAGCGCGACCTGAGGGCGCCGGGCGAGCCGCTGATCGTCGAGGATTCCGAGACACCGGTGCTGGTCAGGACCCGTGGCGGCCTCACCAGGCTCACCTACGCCCACCACCCCTTCGACGTGGTCGGCTGGGACGGCCACCTGTACCCGTACGCGTTCAACATCGCCGACTTCGAGCCGATCGTGAAGCGCACGCACGCGCCGCCGCCCGTCCACCAGACCTTCGAGGGGCCCGGCTTCGTCGTCTGCTCGTTCTGCCCGAGGCCGCTGGACTTCCACCCCGACGCCGTGCCGATCCCGTACAACCACCACAACGTGGACTCCGACGAGTTCATGTTCTACGTGGGCGGCGACTACACCGCCCGTAAGGGGTCCGGGATCGACATCGGCTCCATATCCCTGCACCCGGCCGGGTTCACGCACGGCCCGCAGCCGGGCGCGGTCGAGGCGTCCGTCGAGGCCGTGCGGCGCGGGATCAAGGAGACCAGCGAACTGGCCGTCATGGTGGACACCTTCCGCCCGCTCGACCTCGGCGACGCGGCGCTGTCCTGCGAGGACCCGGGTTACGCCTGGACGTGGGCGCGATGA
- a CDS encoding DUF6585 family protein, with product MSDYPPKITRTAAESGLGEIVGRYRQSVLWELVYAVCFTVFGLICVLAGDEVGRWMGAVTLVLASPCYLTAWVKARRHLYLCSDGLLTTTAKTTVRIIRAWVDVVHLRVWTVRIYQQGGPQDIPRCVLVLEDGTKVNLARPPYAKSEELIMALEQRLAPTIHARRTAEIDEKGATEFGPITITVEGVRDGDRFVRWTDISQMERGRARLRIWSGWGRPVISRQLRRIPDVRVLMTLVAENVERHSEPLREA from the coding sequence ATGTCGGATTATCCGCCGAAGATCACGCGAACCGCCGCGGAAAGCGGCTTGGGCGAGATCGTGGGCCGTTATCGCCAGTCGGTGTTGTGGGAATTGGTGTACGCCGTCTGCTTCACGGTGTTCGGACTGATCTGCGTCCTGGCCGGCGACGAGGTGGGGAGGTGGATGGGGGCCGTTACGCTGGTGCTGGCGTCGCCCTGTTACCTGACGGCCTGGGTGAAGGCGCGCAGACACCTGTACCTGTGCTCGGACGGGCTGCTGACCACGACGGCGAAGACCACCGTGAGAATAATCCGCGCCTGGGTGGACGTCGTTCACCTCCGCGTATGGACCGTCCGGATTTATCAACAGGGCGGCCCGCAGGACATCCCGCGGTGCGTCCTTGTTCTGGAGGACGGCACGAAGGTGAACCTGGCGAGACCGCCTTATGCCAAGAGCGAGGAACTCATCATGGCGCTCGAACAACGGCTCGCCCCGACCATCCATGCGCGCAGGACCGCGGAGATCGACGAGAAGGGGGCCACCGAATTCGGCCCGATCACAATCACCGTCGAGGGAGTGCGCGACGGCGACCGGTTCGTGAGATGGACGGACATCTCCCAAATGGAACGCGGGCGCGCCCGGTTGCGCATCTGGAGCGGTTGGGGGAGACCGGTCATCTCACGGCAGCTGCGAAGGATCCCCGATGTGCGGGTGCTGATGACTCTCGTGGCGGAGAACGTCGAGCGCCACAGCGAACCGCTCCGGGAGGCGTGA
- a CDS encoding helix-turn-helix domain-containing protein, producing MRDHKGNPESAQTLERGLRLLRLLADGHRGRTPTELAQELGLSRPIVYRLLTTLQNEGFARRDAEGRAHLGFGVLALARAVQPLLRAAALPALRRLAEETGATAHLTAAEGDEGLAIAVVEPTWTDMHVAYREGSRHPLTRGAAGLAILALREGRTDYQVTEGQLQEGARGIAAPLPGLPWLEASVGIVTFGPIDGATLGPRVVRTAIELREALT from the coding sequence ATGCGCGATCACAAGGGCAATCCGGAATCGGCGCAGACCCTGGAGCGGGGCCTGCGGCTGCTGCGCCTGCTCGCCGACGGCCACCGCGGGCGCACCCCCACCGAACTGGCCCAGGAACTCGGTCTGAGCCGGCCGATCGTCTACCGGCTGCTCACCACGCTGCAGAACGAGGGCTTCGCCCGCCGCGACGCCGAGGGGCGCGCCCACCTCGGGTTCGGGGTGCTGGCGCTGGCGCGCGCCGTCCAGCCGCTGCTGCGGGCCGCCGCGCTGCCCGCGCTGCGCCGCCTGGCCGAGGAGACCGGCGCCACCGCCCACCTGACCGCCGCCGAGGGCGACGAGGGGCTCGCCATCGCCGTGGTCGAGCCCACCTGGACGGACATGCACGTCGCCTACCGTGAGGGCTCCCGCCATCCCCTCACCCGCGGCGCCGCGGGCCTGGCCATCCTGGCCCTCCGCGAGGGCCGCACGGACTACCAGGTGACCGAGGGCCAGCTCCAGGAGGGCGCCCGCGGCATCGCGGCCCCGCTTCCCGGCCTGCCCTGGCTGGAGGCGTCCGTCGGCATCGTCACCTTCGGCCCCATCGACGGCGCCACCCTCGGCCCCCGCGTGGTCCGCACGGCGATCGAACTCCGGGAGGCGCTGACCTGA
- a CDS encoding CU044_5270 family protein — translation MSDEIQQFTDARPSAPSYPEQARRAARDRLLAEATGRGRVWRPRLGWQAVGAFGLTLALAGGLGVALSSRPGPAVTPGAVTATSSADVTAPGRLAELDPRPDQFIVFESETMNLAEVIGDSKTAGRYLYRTYRKFYQSADGHQGLLWIEGRSPRQVPGRPLPAEAEQWKGGGWNEIGANCPGWPSSTRRDYAYLRTLPATPAKMREVLYTRDGGDRPADEAAFDRFGDLTRETYMPRAQRQALFEAAKTLPGVEEAPKVKDSTGREGVALGRVIDGVLEQKIFDPETFTLLGERGTVVDAKTVGAPVGTVVGWTAQTKVSLVDRLPDVKDATKDSKCEMNGSASPPPAASETPSATPGEPTPTP, via the coding sequence ATGAGCGACGAGATCCAGCAGTTCACCGACGCGCGCCCGAGCGCTCCTTCGTACCCCGAGCAGGCCCGGCGCGCGGCACGGGACCGTCTGCTCGCGGAGGCCACCGGCCGCGGCCGGGTGTGGCGCCCCAGGCTCGGCTGGCAGGCGGTGGGGGCCTTCGGGCTCACGCTGGCCCTGGCCGGAGGGCTGGGAGTGGCGTTGTCGTCCCGGCCGGGACCCGCCGTGACACCGGGGGCGGTGACGGCGACCTCGTCGGCGGACGTGACGGCGCCCGGCCGGCTGGCCGAACTCGACCCGCGGCCGGACCAGTTCATCGTGTTCGAGTCCGAGACGATGAACCTCGCCGAAGTGATCGGCGACTCGAAGACGGCCGGCCGCTACCTGTACCGGACCTACCGCAAGTTCTACCAGTCCGCCGACGGCCACCAGGGGCTGCTGTGGATCGAGGGGCGCTCCCCCCGGCAGGTCCCCGGCCGGCCGCTCCCCGCGGAGGCCGAGCAGTGGAAGGGCGGCGGCTGGAACGAGATCGGCGCGAACTGTCCCGGCTGGCCTAGCTCGACACGCCGGGACTACGCCTACCTCCGCACCCTTCCCGCCACCCCGGCGAAGATGCGTGAGGTGCTCTACACCCGGGACGGGGGCGACAGACCGGCCGACGAGGCGGCCTTCGACAGGTTCGGCGACCTGACGCGGGAGACGTACATGCCGCGGGCCCAGCGGCAGGCGCTCTTCGAGGCGGCCAAAACCCTTCCCGGCGTCGAGGAGGCGCCGAAGGTGAAGGACTCCACCGGACGTGAGGGGGTGGCGCTGGGCCGGGTGATCGACGGCGTCCTGGAGCAGAAGATCTTCGATCCGGAGACCTTCACGCTGCTCGGGGAGCGCGGCACGGTGGTCGACGCGAAGACGGTGGGCGCGCCGGTCGGCACCGTTGTCGGCTGGACCGCGCAGACCAAGGTCTCGCTGGTGGACCGGCTGCCGGACGTCAAGGACGCGACCAAGGACAGCAAATGCGAGATGAACGGCTCGGCGTCTCCGCCGCCGGCCGCCTCTGAGACGCCTTCCGCCACTCCCGGCGAGCCGACCCCCACACCCTGA
- a CDS encoding RNA polymerase sigma factor — protein MVSAQALLDGSTLDDSTVITRSRDQPELFALLFDRHADEIFRYAARRLGPEPAEDVVAEVFLAAFRGRDRYDPSHPDARPWLYGIATNVVAHHRGAERRRVRALVKVAGQRPGADTFDDRSVDRVAAGQLGPRLARALAALSSKERDLLLLVAWTDLTYEDVARALAIPVGTVRSRLHRVRAKLRRVLGGTDPLSMESMA, from the coding sequence GTGGTAAGTGCCCAGGCACTGCTCGACGGATCCACGCTCGACGACTCGACCGTGATCACACGCTCACGCGACCAGCCCGAGCTGTTCGCCCTGCTGTTCGACCGGCACGCCGACGAGATCTTCCGGTACGCCGCGCGCCGCCTCGGACCCGAGCCGGCCGAGGACGTGGTGGCGGAGGTGTTCCTCGCCGCCTTCCGCGGCCGGGACCGCTACGACCCGTCCCACCCCGACGCCAGACCCTGGCTGTACGGCATCGCGACCAACGTGGTGGCGCACCATCGCGGGGCGGAACGCCGCCGCGTGCGCGCGCTGGTCAAGGTCGCCGGGCAGCGGCCCGGAGCCGACACGTTCGACGACAGGAGCGTCGACCGGGTCGCCGCCGGGCAGCTGGGACCCCGGCTCGCCCGGGCGCTCGCCGCGCTGTCCTCGAAGGAGCGGGACCTGCTGCTGCTCGTCGCGTGGACCGACCTCACCTACGAGGACGTGGCGCGGGCGCTCGCGATCCCGGTCGGGACGGTGCGCTCCCGCCTGCACCGCGTCCGGGCCAAACTCCGCCGGGTGCTCGGCGGTACCGACCCCTTGAGCATGGAGTCCATGGCATGA
- a CDS encoding APC family permease: MSLIEQRPSAVSAALAKDRLGVPSVVFFVISAAAPLMVVAGSVPTAYAVTGVIGVPFAFLMLGAIFALFAVGYVTMARHVVNAGAFYAYAAQGLGRTQGVATAWVALLAYNALQLGLYGIIGSAAEPLLDDWFGVSPPWWVIALVAWALVGVLGLLRVDVNGKILSVLLVSEIAVVLVFDLGGLLNAGPAGVTFEGFDPGSLFVPGVGAALATVVAGFAGVESSVVFAEESKDRDRTVPTATYVGIAIIAILYAISAWAQTVPTGPDGIVEAATEQGTTLIFNQATAHMGSAVATIGSLLFVTSSLACMIAFHNTTARYIFALGRENVLPQVFGRTSARTAAPVTGSVLQTGLGLVVIAVYAVFGLDPVTKLFFTFGAFGGLGLLTLLTVTSIAVIVYFSRNPAQETAWRTRIAPALAALALTVIIVLTLINFDTVLGVAPGSPIRWILPGIFVVAIVLGVLWARVLKVTRPEIYANIGLGARAASGDSK, encoded by the coding sequence ATGTCCCTCATAGAGCAGCGGCCCAGCGCCGTTTCCGCCGCCTTGGCGAAAGATCGGCTCGGCGTCCCCTCGGTCGTGTTCTTCGTCATCTCCGCGGCGGCGCCGCTGATGGTCGTCGCGGGCTCGGTCCCGACGGCGTACGCGGTGACGGGCGTGATCGGCGTGCCGTTCGCGTTCCTGATGCTGGGCGCGATCTTCGCGTTGTTCGCCGTCGGGTACGTGACGATGGCCAGGCACGTCGTGAACGCGGGCGCGTTCTACGCCTACGCGGCCCAAGGGCTCGGCCGCACCCAGGGCGTGGCGACCGCCTGGGTGGCCCTGCTGGCCTACAACGCGCTGCAACTGGGGCTCTACGGCATCATCGGGTCGGCGGCCGAGCCGCTGCTCGATGACTGGTTCGGCGTGTCGCCCCCCTGGTGGGTGATCGCGCTCGTGGCGTGGGCGCTGGTGGGCGTGCTCGGCCTGCTGCGGGTGGACGTCAACGGCAAGATCCTCTCGGTCCTGCTCGTCAGCGAGATCGCCGTCGTCCTGGTGTTCGACCTGGGCGGCCTGCTGAACGCCGGTCCCGCCGGCGTCACCTTCGAGGGCTTCGACCCCGGTTCCCTGTTCGTGCCGGGCGTGGGCGCCGCGCTCGCCACCGTCGTCGCCGGGTTCGCGGGCGTCGAGTCCTCGGTGGTCTTCGCCGAGGAGTCCAAGGACCGCGACAGGACCGTGCCCACGGCCACGTACGTCGGCATCGCGATCATCGCGATCCTGTACGCGATCTCGGCCTGGGCCCAGACCGTGCCGACCGGGCCGGACGGGATCGTCGAGGCCGCGACCGAGCAGGGCACCACGCTCATCTTCAACCAGGCCACCGCCCACATGGGGTCGGCCGTCGCGACGATCGGCTCCCTGCTGTTCGTGACCAGCAGCCTCGCCTGCATGATCGCCTTCCACAACACCACGGCCCGCTACATCTTCGCGCTCGGCCGCGAGAACGTGCTCCCGCAGGTCTTCGGGCGCACCTCGGCCCGCACGGCCGCCCCGGTGACCGGATCGGTGCTGCAGACGGGCCTCGGGCTCGTCGTGATCGCCGTCTACGCGGTCTTCGGCCTGGACCCCGTCACGAAGCTGTTCTTCACCTTCGGGGCGTTCGGCGGCCTCGGCCTGCTGACCCTGCTCACCGTCACCTCGATCGCCGTGATCGTGTACTTCTCCCGCAACCCCGCCCAGGAGACGGCGTGGCGGACGCGGATCGCGCCCGCGCTGGCCGCCCTGGCGCTCACGGTGATCATCGTGCTCACCCTGATCAACTTCGACACGGTGCTCGGCGTCGCGCCCGGCTCGCCCATCCGCTGGATCCTGCCGGGCATCTTCGTCGTCGCGATCGTGCTCGGCGTCCTGTGGGCCCGGGTGCTGAAGGTGACCAGGCCGGAGATCTACGCCAACATCGGCCTCGGCGCGCGGGCCGCGAGCGGGGACTCCAAGTGA
- a CDS encoding GNAT family N-acetyltransferase: MTTKITRLSEAGAATDIIAEAFGNDAISTWLIPSARDRMPIQRRFFGMYVAHALYHGDVYGIHESGELAGAAIWFTAPFPGIPGEEQAIASFAGENAGRYGVLGQMLVRLHPQVPHHYLNFIALRRGRTGRGLGSLLLEEHHRRLDALKMPAYLEASSEASRRLYLRHGYVDVAEPVRLPDGPVMYPMWRAPAGV, encoded by the coding sequence GTGACGACCAAGATCACCCGGCTGAGCGAGGCGGGCGCCGCCACCGACATCATCGCCGAGGCGTTCGGCAACGATGCCATCAGCACCTGGCTCATCCCGTCGGCGCGGGACCGGATGCCGATCCAGCGGCGGTTCTTCGGCATGTACGTGGCGCACGCGCTCTACCACGGCGACGTCTACGGGATCCACGAGTCCGGCGAACTCGCCGGGGCCGCGATCTGGTTCACCGCGCCGTTCCCCGGCATCCCGGGCGAGGAGCAGGCCATCGCCTCGTTCGCCGGGGAGAACGCCGGACGGTACGGCGTCCTCGGCCAGATGCTGGTGCGGCTGCACCCGCAGGTGCCCCACCACTACCTGAACTTCATCGCCCTGCGGCGCGGGCGCACCGGGCGGGGCCTCGGCAGCCTCCTGCTGGAGGAGCACCACCGGCGGCTCGACGCCCTGAAGATGCCGGCCTACCTGGAGGCCAGCAGCGAGGCCAGCCGCCGGCTGTACCTGCGGCACGGCTACGTGGACGTGGCCGAGCCGGTCCGGCTGCCGGACGGCCCGGTCATGTACCCGATGTGGCGGGCGCCGGCGGGCGTCTAG
- a CDS encoding EF-hand domain-containing protein, which translates to MSEYAVTFELVDADKDGLISAEELLRLMEVLGQPVSQEAARAAVARLDVDGDGRISLEEFSAYLDSTR; encoded by the coding sequence ATGAGCGAGTACGCGGTGACCTTTGAGCTGGTCGACGCCGACAAGGACGGGCTGATCTCGGCCGAGGAGCTGCTGCGGCTCATGGAGGTGCTCGGGCAGCCGGTCTCGCAGGAGGCCGCGCGGGCGGCGGTGGCGCGCCTGGACGTCGACGGCGACGGGCGCATCTCGCTGGAGGAGTTCTCCGCCTACCTCGACTCCACGCGCTAG
- a CDS encoding class I SAM-dependent methyltransferase: protein MGDDSEDDIQDAAEAERRRLRATFTEDAELYDRARPGYPVELYDDLAEVAGVGTGCRVLEIGCGTGQATVPLAERGCRVLAVELGEAMARVARRNLSGFPQAEVVVSSFEDWTPPERPFDVVFSATAFHWVDPAVRVVKSAACLRPGGTIATVATHHVAGGSDAFFRESQDCYERFDPSTPKGLRLSDASAVAKDGRELDESPLFGPVRFFRYERDITYTTGQYLDVLRTYSNHRALDAPVRDALLACVGSLIDRRHGGRITKRYLTELRVAHRVPSGPEKVGPLRSGCA from the coding sequence GTGGGCGACGACAGCGAGGACGACATCCAGGACGCCGCCGAGGCGGAGCGGCGGCGGCTGCGCGCGACCTTCACCGAGGACGCCGAGCTGTACGACCGCGCGCGCCCCGGGTACCCGGTCGAGCTGTACGACGACCTGGCCGAGGTCGCGGGCGTCGGCACGGGGTGCCGGGTGCTGGAGATCGGGTGTGGCACCGGCCAGGCCACGGTGCCGCTCGCGGAGCGCGGATGCCGCGTCCTCGCCGTGGAGCTCGGGGAGGCCATGGCGCGGGTCGCCCGCCGCAACCTGTCGGGGTTCCCGCAGGCCGAGGTCGTGGTGTCCTCCTTCGAGGACTGGACGCCGCCGGAGCGGCCGTTCGACGTCGTGTTCTCGGCGACGGCCTTCCACTGGGTCGATCCGGCCGTGCGGGTGGTCAAGTCCGCGGCGTGCCTGCGCCCCGGAGGGACGATCGCCACGGTCGCGACCCACCATGTCGCGGGCGGGAGCGACGCCTTCTTCCGCGAGTCGCAGGACTGCTACGAGCGCTTCGACCCCAGTACGCCGAAGGGCCTGCGCCTGTCCGACGCCTCCGCGGTGGCCAAGGACGGGCGGGAGCTCGACGAGTCCCCGCTCTTCGGGCCGGTGCGCTTCTTCCGCTACGAACGCGACATCACCTACACGACCGGGCAGTACCTCGACGTCCTGCGCACCTACTCCAACCATCGCGCCCTCGACGCGCCCGTCCGCGACGCCCTGCTGGCCTGCGTAGGCTCCCTCATCGACCGCCGCCACGGCGGCCGGATCACCAAGCGCTACCTGACCGAGCTGAGGGTCGCCCACCGCGTCCCGTCCGGACCGGAAAAGGTCGGACCATTGCGGTCCGGCTGCGCCTAG